In Bombus huntii isolate Logan2020A chromosome 3, iyBomHunt1.1, whole genome shotgun sequence, a single genomic region encodes these proteins:
- the LOC126864172 gene encoding uncharacterized protein LOC126864172 isoform X2: MTDYIEEYLANSLHHSHIMEETNISLFSLVTEDGVPIRKLFISNLAERTSFKDLIKLFSKYGNVESCFLRRNQGNSNYAFITFNSVEAAASARYDEGIRLHNRDLRVLAADSWHQPDSIENQCYNIKDKSKSNKISNDIAHNFDCIQDGITDTNIQTLNDDCLIHIFLQLPIIDRIRIERVCKRWKALSQESWSSVKRLDLSMWSLSGLNGREISICTVRKVLLRCGPYLNEINLSIVPYPLRQSTATIVAKLCPNLQKIDITGVVVSASGINSLIDNCHNITKFSLGSTTYICDIDLQKLFKVNPKLRYFKAYSSKISGRCLLYLPLQTMEEIVLEYCTCLQEHPLIQAFAKLQNLKSLTTNRCIDISGNVIQSIGKSCTNLKTLEVSYISFLLHPNDMLHIVQLTNLEVLKISMNALITDEFCSNLASTCLRLKYLDISECLFVTDISIAAVTALPKLEVLIINYLELVTDINLQDTCNLKQLECRACKFTDKTMINFLEYAPQLELLDLSGCRGITNETLKEAATVTVNRTNTILKIFVGGTSVDLSTFDK, translated from the exons ATGACCGATTACATAGAGGAATATCTTGCTAACAGTTTACATCACAGTCACATCATGGAAGAAACCA atatttcaCTTTTTTCACTTGTTACTGAAGATGGCGTAccaattagaaaattatttatcagcAACTTAGCAGAGAGg acATCGTTTAAAGatcttataaaattattttccaagtATGGAAATGTTGAAAGTTGCTTCTTACGAAGAAATCAAGGAAACAGTAACTATGCATTCATTACGTTTAACAGCGTAGAAGCAGCCGCAAG TGCTAGATATGATGAAGGAATAAGATTACACAACAGAGATTTAAGAGTCTTGGCAGCTGATTCGTGGCATCAACCAGATAGCATAGAAAATCAATGTTACAACATAAAAGATAAATCAAAATCTAACAAAATATCAAATGACATTGCACATAACTTTGATTGCATACAAGATGGCATTACAGATACTAATATTCAAACATTAAATGATGATTGTTTAATACACATTTTTCTTCAATTGCCAATTATAGATAGAATTAGAATAGAAAGAG TGTGCAAAAGATGGAAAGCATTAAGTCAAGAGTCCTGGAGTAGTGTGAAAAGACTGGATTTATCTATGTGGAGCTTATCTGGCTTAAATGGAAGAGAAATTAGTATATGTACCGTTCGCAAAGTATTACTGCGATGTGGTCCATATTTAAACGAAATCAATCTGTCCATAGTACCATATCCTTTACGTCAGAGTACAGCAACTATTGTTGCGAAACTGTGCCCTAACTTACAAAAAATAGATATTACTGGTGTTGTTGTTTCTGCATCTGGTATCAATTCATTAATCGATAATTGTCACAACATTACAAAATTTAGTCTTGGTTCTACCACCTACATTTGTGATATAGatctacaaaaattatttaaagtgAATCCAAAGTTACGATATTTTAAAGCGTATAGCAGTAAAATAAGCGGGCGGTGTTTATTGTATTTGCCATTACAAACAATGGAAGAAATTGTCTTAGAATATTGTACCTGTCTTCAAGAACATCCGTTAATACAA GCATTTGCAAAATTACAAAACTTGAAATCACTTACGACGAATAGATGTATTGACATATCTGGTAACGTTATCCAGTCTATCGGTAAAAGTTGtacaaatttaaaaacattagAGGTTTCCtatatttcgtttttattacATCCGAACGACATGTTACATATTGTGCAATTGACTAATCTTGAAGTGCTGAAAATCAGTATGAATGCGTTAATCACAGACGAATTTTGTTCTAATTTGGCATCAACATGCCTGCGACTCAAATATCTAGACATTTCTG AATGTTTGTTCGTTACAGATATTAGTATAGCTGCTGTAACAGCTTTACCCAAATTAGAAGTATTAATAATCAACTACTTAGAATTAGTAACcgatataaatttacaagATACGTGCAACTTAAAACAGCTAGAGTGTCGGGCTTGCAAATTTACAGATAAAACAATGATTAATTTTCTTGAATACGCGCCACAGTTGGAATTACTAGATCTATCAGGATGTCGGGGTATTACGAATGAAACGCTAAAAGAAGCTGCCACGGTTACGGTTAATCGAACTAACAccattttgaaaatatttgtcgGCGGAACTTCAGTAGATCTTAGTACATTTGATAAG Tga
- the LOC126864172 gene encoding uncharacterized protein LOC126864172 isoform X1: protein MTDYIEEYLANSLHHSHIMEETNISLFSLVTEDGVPIRKLFISNLAERTSFKDLIKLFSKYGNVESCFLRRNQGNSNYAFITFNSVEAAASARYDEGIRLHNRDLRVLAADSWHQPDSIENQCYNIKDKSKSNKISNDIAHNFDCIQDGITDTNIQTLNDDCLIHIFLQLPIIDRIRIERVCKRWKALSQESWSSVKRLDLSMWSLSGLNGREISICTVRKVLLRCGPYLNEINLSIVPYPLRQSTATIVAKLCPNLQKIDITGVVVSASGINSLIDNCHNITKFSLGSTTYICDIDLQKLFKVNPKLRYFKAYSSKISGRCLLYLPLQTMEEIVLEYCTCLQEHPLIQAFAKLQNLKSLTTNRCIDISGNVIQSIGKSCTNLKTLEVSYISFLLHPNDMLHIVQLTNLEVLKISMNALITDEFCSNLASTCLRLKYLDISECLFVTDISIAAVTALPKLEVLIINYLELVTDINLQDTCNLKQLECRACKFTDKTMINFLEYAPQLELLDLSGCRGITNETLKEAATVTVNRTNTILKIFVGGTSVDLSTFDKVLPFLQIVNIDLSNREL, encoded by the exons ATGACCGATTACATAGAGGAATATCTTGCTAACAGTTTACATCACAGTCACATCATGGAAGAAACCA atatttcaCTTTTTTCACTTGTTACTGAAGATGGCGTAccaattagaaaattatttatcagcAACTTAGCAGAGAGg acATCGTTTAAAGatcttataaaattattttccaagtATGGAAATGTTGAAAGTTGCTTCTTACGAAGAAATCAAGGAAACAGTAACTATGCATTCATTACGTTTAACAGCGTAGAAGCAGCCGCAAG TGCTAGATATGATGAAGGAATAAGATTACACAACAGAGATTTAAGAGTCTTGGCAGCTGATTCGTGGCATCAACCAGATAGCATAGAAAATCAATGTTACAACATAAAAGATAAATCAAAATCTAACAAAATATCAAATGACATTGCACATAACTTTGATTGCATACAAGATGGCATTACAGATACTAATATTCAAACATTAAATGATGATTGTTTAATACACATTTTTCTTCAATTGCCAATTATAGATAGAATTAGAATAGAAAGAG TGTGCAAAAGATGGAAAGCATTAAGTCAAGAGTCCTGGAGTAGTGTGAAAAGACTGGATTTATCTATGTGGAGCTTATCTGGCTTAAATGGAAGAGAAATTAGTATATGTACCGTTCGCAAAGTATTACTGCGATGTGGTCCATATTTAAACGAAATCAATCTGTCCATAGTACCATATCCTTTACGTCAGAGTACAGCAACTATTGTTGCGAAACTGTGCCCTAACTTACAAAAAATAGATATTACTGGTGTTGTTGTTTCTGCATCTGGTATCAATTCATTAATCGATAATTGTCACAACATTACAAAATTTAGTCTTGGTTCTACCACCTACATTTGTGATATAGatctacaaaaattatttaaagtgAATCCAAAGTTACGATATTTTAAAGCGTATAGCAGTAAAATAAGCGGGCGGTGTTTATTGTATTTGCCATTACAAACAATGGAAGAAATTGTCTTAGAATATTGTACCTGTCTTCAAGAACATCCGTTAATACAA GCATTTGCAAAATTACAAAACTTGAAATCACTTACGACGAATAGATGTATTGACATATCTGGTAACGTTATCCAGTCTATCGGTAAAAGTTGtacaaatttaaaaacattagAGGTTTCCtatatttcgtttttattacATCCGAACGACATGTTACATATTGTGCAATTGACTAATCTTGAAGTGCTGAAAATCAGTATGAATGCGTTAATCACAGACGAATTTTGTTCTAATTTGGCATCAACATGCCTGCGACTCAAATATCTAGACATTTCTG AATGTTTGTTCGTTACAGATATTAGTATAGCTGCTGTAACAGCTTTACCCAAATTAGAAGTATTAATAATCAACTACTTAGAATTAGTAACcgatataaatttacaagATACGTGCAACTTAAAACAGCTAGAGTGTCGGGCTTGCAAATTTACAGATAAAACAATGATTAATTTTCTTGAATACGCGCCACAGTTGGAATTACTAGATCTATCAGGATGTCGGGGTATTACGAATGAAACGCTAAAAGAAGCTGCCACGGTTACGGTTAATCGAACTAACAccattttgaaaatatttgtcgGCGGAACTTCAGTAGATCTTAGTACATTTGATAAGGTATTACCGTTTCTGCAAATAGTAAATATAGATCTATCTAATAGGGAACTCTAA
- the LOC126864170 gene encoding SET and MYND domain-containing protein 4-like isoform X1 — MEWQEVLEILTHQLKPVLKKKVKREDELMSILWNDQNMKKLVYLWLEDHYDRKECKSVSKAQIFKKMGNKEFQEKNYIKSIELYTKCALYAPVNSCELAVAIANRSASLFYLNRYHKDCIKDIELATKLNYPKELQYKLYLRAAQCYLKLGKQQLAKETLSKIQKMVHDSDYIAPSMKGSIEKKINNITFAESFQQNIVQNFVQDIDDLLKLKSHITFEENTNFPNASVAIDRIYNQELGRHVIANKSIKKGDILFLEKPVSFVVLSHDTYNRCPHCNCQNADIPVPCTTCLNTFYCNEYCSTKAWSLYHCWECPGNQMKLWEEIGIGHLALKVLLTCSTMTDEIKFNEIQNLVTNFDKLSMDELTVYGITAVMLTIYLLKYTNFFQSSNLEDCLKKKFPNNSLNTSFNILTTNDKQLYVSSLLLRYILQLIINGHAITKSNTLLRKNDSSMKQQDIIATGIYPSASMMNHSCDPNIINIFVGQYLIVRASRDIGQSEEIFNCYGPHYRHMTTEDRQKILKSHYCFTCKCKACTLPKLQYFTERFNAAKCLKCNGPVCNIKDSIYCLDCGDKSQIYSPNKIIQAKEIFEAAQVSVDLGKTKEALNKLKKCLHIRRTVLYEYNEDITDTLILMGEIYKTMGQWIDSITCFENTLATVREKFGSSSIELLNQLNDLTDICLIYLEKKLNTNTDTYKKILQKTQNYLNQLEEITNFNYGSWNKVYEEIKQKQKKIDYYMQNLNE, encoded by the exons ATGGAATGgcaagaagtattagaaattCTTACACATCAATTAAAACCTGTTTTAAAGAAAAAGGTAAAACGTGAAGATGAACTTATGTCAATTTTATGGAATGATCAAAATATGAA GAAACTTGTGTATTTATGGTTGGAAGATCATTATGACAGGAAAGAATGTAAATCTGTTTCCAAAGCacaaattttcaagaaaatggGTAATAAAGAATTTCAGGAAAAAAACTATATTAAAAGCATAGAATTATACACAAAATGTGCATTGTATGCTCCTGTAAATAGTTGTGAATTGGCAGTTGCAATCGCAAATAGATCtgcttcattattttatttaaatagatATCAT AAGGATTGCATAAAAGATATTGAACTAGCaactaaattaaattatcctAAAGAGTTGCAgtataaattgtatttacgCGCAGCACAGTGTTATTTGAAATTAGGCAAACAGCAATTAGCTAAAGAAACACTTTCCAAGATACAGAAAATGGTTCATGATTCTGATTATATTGCACCTTCTATGAAAG GTAGTattgaaaaaaagataaataatataacatttgcTGAGTCATTTCAACAAAATATTGTACAAAATTTTGTACAAGATATTGATgatttgttaaaattaaaatccCACATTACGTTTGAAGAAAATACTAATTTCCCTAATGCATCTGTAGCTATAGATAGAATATACAACCAGGAATTAGGAAGACACGTAATAGCAAATAAATCTATTAAGAAAGGTGATATTCTTTTTCTGGAAAAACCTGTAAGTTTTGTGGTACTAAGTCATGATACATATAATCGGTGTCCACATTGTAATTGCCAAAACGCAGACATTCCTGTTCC GTGTACAACATGTTTAAATACCTTTTATTGCAATGAATACTGTTCAACTAAAGCATGGTCTTTGTATCATTGCTGGGAATGTCCAGGAAATCAAATGAAACTTTGGGAAGAAATAGGAATAGGGCATTTAGCCTTAAAAGTTTTATTAACTTGTTCGACTATGACAGATGAAAtcaaatttaatgaaatacaaaatttagttactaatttcgataaattatcTATGGATGAGTTAACAGTATATGgaatt ACAGCTGTTATGCTCACCATATATTTATTGAAGTATACGAACTTCTTTCAATCAAGTAATCTTGAAGActgtttaaagaaaaaattccCAAATAATTCATTGAACActtcgtttaatattttaacaacCAATGACAAGCAACTTTATGTAAGTTCTTTACTTTTACGATATATTCTTCAACTTATTATTAATGGACATGCAATTACAAAATCAAATACACTATTAAGAAAAAATGACTCTTCCATGAAACAACAAGATATTATAGCTACAGGAATTTATCCTTCTGCAAGTATGATGAACCATTCGTGTGATCCCAATATAATTAACAT CTTTGTGGGTCAATACCTTATTGTCAGAGCTTCGAGAGACATTGGTCAAAGTGAAGAAATTTTCAACTGCTATG GGCCACATTATAGACATATGACAACAGAAGATAGACaaaagattttaaaaagtCATTACTGTTTTACTTGTAAGTGTAAAGCATGCACTCTACcaaaattacaatattttaca GAAAGATTTAATGCTGCGAAATGCCTGAAATGTAATGGTCCAGTATGTAATATAAAAGATTCTATATATTGTTTGGATTGTGGTGACAAATCTCAAATTTATTCcccaaataaaataatacaagctaaagaaatttttgaagCAGCCCAAGTTTCCGTTGATTTaggaaaaacgaaagaagcactaaataaattaaaaaaatgtttacatATTAGAAGAACAGTGTTATATGAATATAATGAAGATATTACAGATACATTAATTCTTATGggagaaatatataaaacaatgg gaCAATGGATAGATAGTATAACATGTTTTGAAAACACACTTGCAACAGTGAGAGAAAAATTCGGTTCCTCTAGTATAGAACTTCTTAACCAATTAAATGATCTTACAGATATATGTCTTATATATCTAGAAAAGAAACTAAATACTAATACAGACAcatataa AAAGATACTACAGAAAactcaaaattatttaaatcaattaGAAGAAATTACCAATTTTAATTATGGATCGTGGAATAAAGtttatgaagaaataaaacaaaagcaaaagaaaatcgactattatatgcaaaatttaaatgaataa
- the LOC126864170 gene encoding SET and MYND domain-containing protein 4-like isoform X2 gives MEWQEVLEILTHQLKPVLKKKVKREDELMSILWNDQNMKKLVYLWLEDHYDRKECKSVSKAQIFKKMGNKEFQEKNYIKSIELYTKCALYAPVNSCELAVAIANRSASLFYLNRYHDCIKDIELATKLNYPKELQYKLYLRAAQCYLKLGKQQLAKETLSKIQKMVHDSDYIAPSMKGSIEKKINNITFAESFQQNIVQNFVQDIDDLLKLKSHITFEENTNFPNASVAIDRIYNQELGRHVIANKSIKKGDILFLEKPVSFVVLSHDTYNRCPHCNCQNADIPVPCTTCLNTFYCNEYCSTKAWSLYHCWECPGNQMKLWEEIGIGHLALKVLLTCSTMTDEIKFNEIQNLVTNFDKLSMDELTVYGITAVMLTIYLLKYTNFFQSSNLEDCLKKKFPNNSLNTSFNILTTNDKQLYVSSLLLRYILQLIINGHAITKSNTLLRKNDSSMKQQDIIATGIYPSASMMNHSCDPNIINIFVGQYLIVRASRDIGQSEEIFNCYGPHYRHMTTEDRQKILKSHYCFTCKCKACTLPKLQYFTERFNAAKCLKCNGPVCNIKDSIYCLDCGDKSQIYSPNKIIQAKEIFEAAQVSVDLGKTKEALNKLKKCLHIRRTVLYEYNEDITDTLILMGEIYKTMGQWIDSITCFENTLATVREKFGSSSIELLNQLNDLTDICLIYLEKKLNTNTDTYKKILQKTQNYLNQLEEITNFNYGSWNKVYEEIKQKQKKIDYYMQNLNE, from the exons ATGGAATGgcaagaagtattagaaattCTTACACATCAATTAAAACCTGTTTTAAAGAAAAAGGTAAAACGTGAAGATGAACTTATGTCAATTTTATGGAATGATCAAAATATGAA GAAACTTGTGTATTTATGGTTGGAAGATCATTATGACAGGAAAGAATGTAAATCTGTTTCCAAAGCacaaattttcaagaaaatggGTAATAAAGAATTTCAGGAAAAAAACTATATTAAAAGCATAGAATTATACACAAAATGTGCATTGTATGCTCCTGTAAATAGTTGTGAATTGGCAGTTGCAATCGCAAATAGATCtgcttcattattttatttaaatagatATCAT GATTGCATAAAAGATATTGAACTAGCaactaaattaaattatcctAAAGAGTTGCAgtataaattgtatttacgCGCAGCACAGTGTTATTTGAAATTAGGCAAACAGCAATTAGCTAAAGAAACACTTTCCAAGATACAGAAAATGGTTCATGATTCTGATTATATTGCACCTTCTATGAAAG GTAGTattgaaaaaaagataaataatataacatttgcTGAGTCATTTCAACAAAATATTGTACAAAATTTTGTACAAGATATTGATgatttgttaaaattaaaatccCACATTACGTTTGAAGAAAATACTAATTTCCCTAATGCATCTGTAGCTATAGATAGAATATACAACCAGGAATTAGGAAGACACGTAATAGCAAATAAATCTATTAAGAAAGGTGATATTCTTTTTCTGGAAAAACCTGTAAGTTTTGTGGTACTAAGTCATGATACATATAATCGGTGTCCACATTGTAATTGCCAAAACGCAGACATTCCTGTTCC GTGTACAACATGTTTAAATACCTTTTATTGCAATGAATACTGTTCAACTAAAGCATGGTCTTTGTATCATTGCTGGGAATGTCCAGGAAATCAAATGAAACTTTGGGAAGAAATAGGAATAGGGCATTTAGCCTTAAAAGTTTTATTAACTTGTTCGACTATGACAGATGAAAtcaaatttaatgaaatacaaaatttagttactaatttcgataaattatcTATGGATGAGTTAACAGTATATGgaatt ACAGCTGTTATGCTCACCATATATTTATTGAAGTATACGAACTTCTTTCAATCAAGTAATCTTGAAGActgtttaaagaaaaaattccCAAATAATTCATTGAACActtcgtttaatattttaacaacCAATGACAAGCAACTTTATGTAAGTTCTTTACTTTTACGATATATTCTTCAACTTATTATTAATGGACATGCAATTACAAAATCAAATACACTATTAAGAAAAAATGACTCTTCCATGAAACAACAAGATATTATAGCTACAGGAATTTATCCTTCTGCAAGTATGATGAACCATTCGTGTGATCCCAATATAATTAACAT CTTTGTGGGTCAATACCTTATTGTCAGAGCTTCGAGAGACATTGGTCAAAGTGAAGAAATTTTCAACTGCTATG GGCCACATTATAGACATATGACAACAGAAGATAGACaaaagattttaaaaagtCATTACTGTTTTACTTGTAAGTGTAAAGCATGCACTCTACcaaaattacaatattttaca GAAAGATTTAATGCTGCGAAATGCCTGAAATGTAATGGTCCAGTATGTAATATAAAAGATTCTATATATTGTTTGGATTGTGGTGACAAATCTCAAATTTATTCcccaaataaaataatacaagctaaagaaatttttgaagCAGCCCAAGTTTCCGTTGATTTaggaaaaacgaaagaagcactaaataaattaaaaaaatgtttacatATTAGAAGAACAGTGTTATATGAATATAATGAAGATATTACAGATACATTAATTCTTATGggagaaatatataaaacaatgg gaCAATGGATAGATAGTATAACATGTTTTGAAAACACACTTGCAACAGTGAGAGAAAAATTCGGTTCCTCTAGTATAGAACTTCTTAACCAATTAAATGATCTTACAGATATATGTCTTATATATCTAGAAAAGAAACTAAATACTAATACAGACAcatataa AAAGATACTACAGAAAactcaaaattatttaaatcaattaGAAGAAATTACCAATTTTAATTATGGATCGTGGAATAAAGtttatgaagaaataaaacaaaagcaaaagaaaatcgactattatatgcaaaatttaaatgaataa
- the LOC126864170 gene encoding SET and MYND domain-containing protein 4-like isoform X3 → MEWQEVLEILTHQLKPVLKKKVKREDELMSILWNDQNMKKLVYLWLEDHYDRKECKSVSKAQIFKKMGNKEFQEKNYIKSIELYTKCALYAPVNSCELAVAIANRSASLFYLNRYHKDCIKDIELATKLNYPKELQYKLYLRAAQCYLKLGKQQLAKETLSKIQKMVHDSDYIAPSMKGSIEKKINNITFAESFQQNIVQNFVQDIDDLLKLKSHITFEENTNFPNASVAIDRIYNQELGRHVIANKSIKKGDILFLEKPVSFVVLSHDTYNRCPHCNCQNADIPVPCTTCLNTFYCNEYCSTKAWSLYHCWECPGNQMKLWEEIGIGHLALKVLLTCSTMTDEIKFNEIQNLVTNFDKLSMDELTVYGITAVMLTIYLLKYTNFFQSSNLEDCLKKKFPNNSLNTSFNILTTNDKQLYVSSLLLRYILQLIINGHAITKSNTLLRKNDSSMKQQDIIATGIYPSASMMNHSCDPNIINIFVGQYLIVRASRDIGQSEEIFNCYGPHYRHMTTEDRQKILKSHYCFTCKCKACTLPKLQYFTERFNAAKCLKCNGPVCNIKDSIYCLDCGDKSQIYSPNKIIQAKEIFEAAQVSVDLGKTKEALNKLKKCLHIRRTVLYEYNEDITDTLILMGEIYKTMERYYRKLKII, encoded by the exons ATGGAATGgcaagaagtattagaaattCTTACACATCAATTAAAACCTGTTTTAAAGAAAAAGGTAAAACGTGAAGATGAACTTATGTCAATTTTATGGAATGATCAAAATATGAA GAAACTTGTGTATTTATGGTTGGAAGATCATTATGACAGGAAAGAATGTAAATCTGTTTCCAAAGCacaaattttcaagaaaatggGTAATAAAGAATTTCAGGAAAAAAACTATATTAAAAGCATAGAATTATACACAAAATGTGCATTGTATGCTCCTGTAAATAGTTGTGAATTGGCAGTTGCAATCGCAAATAGATCtgcttcattattttatttaaatagatATCAT AAGGATTGCATAAAAGATATTGAACTAGCaactaaattaaattatcctAAAGAGTTGCAgtataaattgtatttacgCGCAGCACAGTGTTATTTGAAATTAGGCAAACAGCAATTAGCTAAAGAAACACTTTCCAAGATACAGAAAATGGTTCATGATTCTGATTATATTGCACCTTCTATGAAAG GTAGTattgaaaaaaagataaataatataacatttgcTGAGTCATTTCAACAAAATATTGTACAAAATTTTGTACAAGATATTGATgatttgttaaaattaaaatccCACATTACGTTTGAAGAAAATACTAATTTCCCTAATGCATCTGTAGCTATAGATAGAATATACAACCAGGAATTAGGAAGACACGTAATAGCAAATAAATCTATTAAGAAAGGTGATATTCTTTTTCTGGAAAAACCTGTAAGTTTTGTGGTACTAAGTCATGATACATATAATCGGTGTCCACATTGTAATTGCCAAAACGCAGACATTCCTGTTCC GTGTACAACATGTTTAAATACCTTTTATTGCAATGAATACTGTTCAACTAAAGCATGGTCTTTGTATCATTGCTGGGAATGTCCAGGAAATCAAATGAAACTTTGGGAAGAAATAGGAATAGGGCATTTAGCCTTAAAAGTTTTATTAACTTGTTCGACTATGACAGATGAAAtcaaatttaatgaaatacaaaatttagttactaatttcgataaattatcTATGGATGAGTTAACAGTATATGgaatt ACAGCTGTTATGCTCACCATATATTTATTGAAGTATACGAACTTCTTTCAATCAAGTAATCTTGAAGActgtttaaagaaaaaattccCAAATAATTCATTGAACActtcgtttaatattttaacaacCAATGACAAGCAACTTTATGTAAGTTCTTTACTTTTACGATATATTCTTCAACTTATTATTAATGGACATGCAATTACAAAATCAAATACACTATTAAGAAAAAATGACTCTTCCATGAAACAACAAGATATTATAGCTACAGGAATTTATCCTTCTGCAAGTATGATGAACCATTCGTGTGATCCCAATATAATTAACAT CTTTGTGGGTCAATACCTTATTGTCAGAGCTTCGAGAGACATTGGTCAAAGTGAAGAAATTTTCAACTGCTATG GGCCACATTATAGACATATGACAACAGAAGATAGACaaaagattttaaaaagtCATTACTGTTTTACTTGTAAGTGTAAAGCATGCACTCTACcaaaattacaatattttaca GAAAGATTTAATGCTGCGAAATGCCTGAAATGTAATGGTCCAGTATGTAATATAAAAGATTCTATATATTGTTTGGATTGTGGTGACAAATCTCAAATTTATTCcccaaataaaataatacaagctaaagaaatttttgaagCAGCCCAAGTTTCCGTTGATTTaggaaaaacgaaagaagcactaaataaattaaaaaaatgtttacatATTAGAAGAACAGTGTTATATGAATATAATGAAGATATTACAGATACATTAATTCTTATGggagaaatatataaaacaatgg AAAGATACTACAGAAAactcaaaattatttaa